The proteins below are encoded in one region of Streptomyces sp. NBC_00490:
- a CDS encoding MFS transporter, with the protein MSSTTGNRPRKLPFVVLVLSAGTFLMGTTEFVIAGLLPEIADDLNVSLPQAGLLITAFAVGMIVGAPVMAVATLRLPRRSTLILALVVFALGHLVAALSSSFALVLAARVVTALATGTFWCVGAVVATNAAGPTATSRALGMLLGGLTVATVAGVPLGAWLGQLSGWRGPFWVLAALSAGAAAVIGRYIPADERREAPSVRAEFAALRDVRVWLTLSSMTLLMGGVLATYTYISPLLTERAGIPAGAVPMVLTGYGLGALLGTTVGGRLGDRRPLATLIVSAALTTLVLLLLTLLSPNPVAAVVLVILLGMTGFAPTPVLGALALRFSGSAPNLVSGLSGSAPNVGIAIGSWTAGIALTSPLRQAGPPLVGTVAAVLTLVPLTALALMRATRSETPPPRAAADQSVGDGLQDDARPRPARAASAARSAGGSDGGCRSGRESGPCRDSGS; encoded by the coding sequence ATGTCATCCACGACCGGCAACCGACCCCGCAAACTGCCCTTCGTCGTCTTGGTGCTGTCTGCCGGAACATTTCTCATGGGCACCACCGAATTCGTCATCGCGGGCTTGCTGCCCGAGATCGCCGACGATCTGAATGTCTCCCTTCCCCAGGCGGGTCTGCTGATTACGGCGTTCGCGGTGGGCATGATCGTCGGCGCACCGGTGATGGCTGTCGCGACGCTGCGCCTGCCCCGGCGCTCCACTCTGATCCTCGCGCTCGTGGTCTTCGCCCTCGGCCACCTGGTCGCCGCGCTCAGCTCGTCCTTCGCTCTTGTGCTGGCGGCCCGCGTGGTGACCGCGTTGGCCACAGGGACGTTCTGGTGCGTCGGTGCGGTCGTGGCCACGAACGCGGCGGGGCCGACGGCGACGTCACGGGCCCTGGGCATGCTGCTGGGAGGCCTGACGGTGGCCACCGTGGCCGGCGTACCGCTGGGCGCGTGGCTGGGGCAACTGTCGGGCTGGCGCGGGCCGTTCTGGGTGCTGGCCGCGCTGTCGGCCGGCGCGGCGGCGGTCATCGGCCGGTACATCCCTGCCGACGAGCGACGTGAAGCGCCGTCCGTGCGGGCCGAGTTCGCCGCGTTGCGGGATGTCCGGGTCTGGCTGACGCTGAGCTCCATGACGCTGCTGATGGGCGGTGTCCTGGCGACGTACACCTACATCTCGCCCCTGCTCACCGAGCGGGCCGGTATCCCCGCCGGAGCCGTGCCCATGGTCCTGACCGGCTACGGCCTGGGCGCCCTGCTGGGCACCACGGTCGGCGGGCGCCTGGGCGACCGTCGCCCACTTGCCACGCTCATCGTCTCCGCCGCCCTGACGACGTTGGTGCTGTTGCTGTTGACCCTGCTCTCCCCCAACCCCGTGGCGGCCGTCGTCCTGGTCATCCTCCTGGGGATGACCGGCTTCGCTCCCACCCCGGTGCTCGGCGCGCTGGCCCTGCGCTTCTCCGGGTCCGCCCCCAATCTCGTCTCCGGGCTCAGCGGCTCGGCACCCAACGTGGGCATCGCCATCGGCTCCTGGACGGCCGGCATCGCCCTGACCTCACCGCTGCGGCAGGCCGGGCCTCCGCTGGTCGGCACAGTGGCCGCCGTCCTCACCCTCGTACCGCTGACCGCCCTCGCGCTGATGCGCGCCACCCGGTCCGAGACGCCCCCGCCGCGAGCGGCCGCGGACCAGTCGGTCGGGGACGGGCTTCAGGACGACGCGCGTCCTCGCCCTGCTCGCGCCGCATCCGCCGCACGCAGCGCCGGAGGTTCCGACGGTGGGTGCCGATCCGGTCGAGAGTCCGGGCCCTGCAGGGACAGCGGCAGCTGA
- a CDS encoding helix-turn-helix domain-containing protein, with translation MTSNVPLNELGEFLKKRRSELSPRTVGLPETGGPRRVAGLRREEVAQLASISTDYYTRLEQGRMQASAPVLDTIARVLHLDDDERGYLFQLAGKTTTRTRRHGRQKVQPQLQRVLDDLTATPAIVQGRRGDILAWNALAAALVTDFSRIPEKHRNYPRLIFTDPALRGLYADWESSARIAVAQLRMEAAQYPEDPRLIELVGELSTRDQQFARWWGDHRVASRTVGTKTLNHPVVGELVLDWDTLTANTDPDQHLTVWTAAPGSATHERLGILASWAADQNMEPSSPLR, from the coding sequence ATGACCAGCAACGTTCCGCTCAATGAGCTCGGCGAATTCCTCAAGAAGCGCCGCTCCGAACTGAGCCCGCGCACGGTCGGGCTGCCGGAGACGGGCGGGCCCCGCCGGGTGGCCGGACTGCGCCGTGAGGAGGTCGCTCAGCTCGCCTCCATCAGCACGGACTACTACACGCGGCTCGAGCAGGGCCGTATGCAGGCGTCGGCCCCTGTGCTGGACACCATCGCCCGCGTCCTCCACCTGGACGACGACGAGCGCGGCTACCTCTTCCAGCTCGCGGGCAAGACCACCACCCGCACCCGCCGCCACGGCAGACAGAAGGTCCAGCCGCAGCTGCAACGGGTACTCGACGACCTCACCGCCACCCCCGCCATCGTGCAGGGCCGGCGCGGCGACATTCTGGCGTGGAACGCGCTGGCGGCAGCCCTGGTCACCGACTTCTCCCGTATCCCCGAGAAGCACCGCAACTACCCGCGGCTCATCTTCACCGATCCGGCGCTGCGCGGCCTGTACGCCGACTGGGAGAGCTCGGCGCGGATCGCCGTGGCACAGCTGCGGATGGAAGCCGCGCAGTATCCCGAGGACCCCCGCCTCATCGAGCTGGTCGGTGAACTGTCCACCCGCGACCAGCAGTTCGCCAGGTGGTGGGGTGACCACCGGGTCGCGTCCCGCACCGTGGGCACCAAGACCCTCAACCACCCGGTGGTCGGCGAACTCGTCCTGGACTGGGACACCCTCACCGCCAACACCGACCCCGACCAGCACCTGACCGTCTGGACCGCCGCCCCGGGTTCTGCCACCCACGAGCGGCTGGGCATCCTCGCCTCCTGGGCCGCCGACCAGAACATGGAGCCCTCCTCACCCCTCCGCTGA
- a CDS encoding helix-turn-helix domain-containing protein yields the protein MTSNAALNELGEFLKQRRSKLSPRTVGLPSTTRPRRVEGLRREEVAQLASISTDYYTRLEQGRMQASAPVLDTIARVLHLDDDERGHLFQLAGRTTARIRRRGVQKVPPQLQRVLEDLTSVPAMVLGRRGDILAWNTLAAALVTDFSRIPEKHRNYPRLLFTEPLMRGLYARWETAAQVTVAQLRREAARYPEDPRMIALVGELSMYDRQFAQWWGDHRIAARTEGTKTLIHPVVGEVTLDCDTLTTTDPDQYMTVWTAAPGTSAHDSLRILASWAADHHLPASSGWKA from the coding sequence ATGACCAGCAATGCCGCCCTGAACGAACTGGGAGAGTTCCTCAAACAGCGCCGTTCGAAGCTGAGCCCGCGCACGGTCGGACTGCCGTCGACCACCCGGCCGCGCCGCGTCGAGGGACTGCGCCGTGAGGAGGTTGCTCAGCTCGCCTCCATCAGCACGGACTACTACACGCGGCTCGAGCAGGGCCGTATGCAGGCGTCGGCTCCTGTGCTGGACACCATCGCCCGCGTCCTCCACCTGGACGACGACGAGCGCGGCCATCTCTTCCAGCTCGCGGGCCGAACCACAGCCCGTATCCGGCGCCGCGGCGTGCAGAAGGTCCCGCCGCAACTGCAGCGGGTGCTGGAGGACCTCACGTCCGTTCCGGCCATGGTCCTGGGGCGCCGCGGCGACATCCTGGCGTGGAACACCCTGGCGGCAGCCCTGGTCACCGACTTCTCCCGTATCCCCGAGAAGCACCGCAACTACCCGCGACTCCTCTTCACCGAACCGTTGATGCGCGGCCTGTACGCCCGCTGGGAGACCGCTGCGCAGGTGACGGTGGCGCAGCTGCGGAGGGAAGCGGCGCGGTATCCCGAGGATCCCCGCATGATCGCGCTGGTCGGTGAACTGTCCATGTATGACCGGCAGTTCGCCCAGTGGTGGGGCGACCACCGGATCGCGGCCCGCACCGAGGGCACCAAGACCCTGATCCATCCGGTCGTCGGAGAGGTCACCCTCGACTGCGACACCCTCACCACCACCGACCCCGACCAGTACATGACGGTCTGGACCGCCGCCCCGGGAACCTCCGCGCACGACAGTCTGCGCATCCTCGCCTCCTGGGCCGCCGACCACCACCTGCCGGCCTCATCAGGATGGAAAGCATGA
- a CDS encoding zinc-dependent alcohol dehydrogenase family protein — MRGAVIHAPGDVRFETLDDPRISRPTDAVIRTVATCVCGSDLWPYRGAEPVDEPHPMGHEYVGIVEEVGSEVTHVKPGQFVVGSFATSDNTCANCRNGWQSNCLHREFMSTCQADYIRIPNAHGTLVATDEHPSAELVPSLLAVSDVMGTGWYAALAAEVRPGSTAVVVGDGAVGLCGVIAAKELGAERIIAMSRHTSRQRLALEFGATDIVTERGDEGIARVKDLTGGIGADSVLECVGTPESMRQALHTARPGGNVGFVGVPHDVQVDGQELFFSQVGLRGGPAPVRRYLPDLIERVLSGRINPGKVFDLTLPLDQVAEGYKAMDERRAIKALLKP, encoded by the coding sequence ATGCGCGGAGCAGTCATTCACGCCCCCGGCGACGTGCGCTTCGAGACCCTGGACGACCCGCGGATCAGCCGGCCGACCGACGCCGTGATCCGCACGGTCGCCACCTGCGTGTGCGGCTCGGACCTGTGGCCCTACCGCGGCGCTGAACCGGTGGACGAGCCCCATCCGATGGGGCACGAGTACGTCGGCATCGTCGAGGAGGTCGGCAGCGAGGTCACCCACGTCAAGCCGGGCCAGTTCGTGGTCGGGTCGTTCGCCACCTCGGACAACACCTGCGCCAACTGCCGTAACGGCTGGCAGTCCAACTGTCTGCACCGCGAGTTCATGAGCACCTGCCAGGCCGACTACATCCGCATCCCCAACGCCCACGGCACTCTGGTCGCCACCGACGAGCACCCCTCCGCCGAGCTGGTGCCCAGCCTGCTGGCCGTCTCCGACGTGATGGGCACCGGCTGGTACGCCGCCCTCGCCGCCGAGGTCAGGCCCGGCTCCACCGCCGTGGTCGTCGGCGACGGCGCGGTCGGCCTGTGCGGCGTCATCGCCGCCAAGGAGCTCGGCGCGGAACGGATCATCGCGATGAGCCGCCATACGTCCCGCCAGCGGCTCGCCCTCGAGTTCGGCGCCACCGACATCGTCACCGAACGCGGCGACGAAGGCATCGCCCGCGTCAAGGACCTCACCGGCGGCATCGGCGCCGACAGCGTCCTGGAATGCGTCGGCACCCCCGAGTCCATGCGCCAGGCCCTGCACACCGCCCGACCCGGCGGCAACGTCGGCTTCGTCGGCGTCCCGCACGACGTGCAGGTCGACGGCCAGGAGCTGTTCTTCTCCCAGGTCGGCCTGCGCGGGGGCCCCGCCCCGGTGCGCCGCTACCTGCCCGACCTGATCGAGCGGGTCCTGTCCGGCCGTATCAACCCCGGCAAGGTCTTCGACCTCACCCTGCCCCTGGACCAGGTCGCCGAAGGCTACAAGGCCATGGACGAACGCCGCGCCATCAAGGCGCTGCTGAAGCCCTGA
- a CDS encoding SDR family NAD(P)-dependent oxidoreductase, whose amino-acid sequence MTTFALIGAGPGLGLATARRFGAAGHSVALLARDTQRLDSLTAELADDGIEARGFAADVLDLESLTAALYAAATALGSIEILQYSPVPRADFMKPVLDTSADDLDAPLAFSVKGAVTAVNAVLPGMRELGRGTLLFVNGSSAVRPNPNVAGTSVAFAAESAYARMLHDTLAPQNIHAAQLIIPGAIRPDAEHSSPDALAQRLYDMHRERDAFRHYAEPLPD is encoded by the coding sequence GTGACCACCTTCGCCCTCATCGGTGCCGGGCCCGGCCTCGGGCTCGCCACCGCCCGCCGCTTCGGAGCCGCCGGCCACTCCGTCGCTCTCCTCGCCCGCGACACCCAGCGCCTGGACAGCCTGACGGCCGAACTGGCCGACGACGGTATCGAGGCCCGCGGTTTCGCCGCCGACGTCCTCGACCTCGAGTCCCTGACCGCGGCCCTGTACGCGGCCGCGACAGCCCTGGGGTCCATCGAGATCCTCCAGTACAGCCCCGTCCCGCGCGCCGACTTCATGAAGCCGGTCCTCGACACGAGCGCCGACGACCTCGACGCGCCCCTGGCCTTCTCCGTCAAGGGCGCCGTCACCGCGGTGAACGCCGTCCTGCCCGGCATGCGCGAACTCGGGCGCGGCACCCTGCTGTTCGTCAACGGCTCCAGCGCCGTACGCCCCAACCCGAACGTCGCCGGCACCTCGGTCGCCTTCGCCGCCGAGAGCGCCTACGCCCGCATGCTCCACGACACGCTCGCCCCGCAGAACATCCACGCCGCCCAGCTGATCATCCCCGGCGCCATCCGGCCCGACGCCGAACACAGCAGCCCCGACGCCCTGGCCCAGCGCCTCTACGACATGCACCGCGAGCGTGATGCCTTCCGCCACTACGCCGAGCCCCTGCCCGACTGA
- a CDS encoding cyclophilin-like fold protein: MAIRVTIDGRPVDATLNDSPAAHDFADLLPLTLDLEDFHQTERIAYLPRRLTTSGAPDPAVPRAGDLAYYAPWGNLALFYRDGDSASADLLVLGHVDVDADRLGTADRITIEAAS, encoded by the coding sequence ATGGCCATCCGCGTCACCATCGACGGCCGGCCCGTCGACGCCACCCTGAACGACAGCCCTGCCGCGCACGACTTCGCCGACCTGCTCCCGCTCACCCTCGATCTGGAGGACTTCCACCAGACGGAGCGGATCGCGTACCTGCCGCGCAGGCTGACCACCTCCGGCGCCCCGGACCCAGCCGTGCCCCGGGCCGGTGACCTGGCCTACTACGCCCCTTGGGGCAACCTGGCGCTCTTCTACCGCGACGGCGACTCGGCCTCCGCCGACCTGCTCGTCCTCGGCCACGTCGACGTCGACGCCGACCGGCTGGGCACGGCGGACCGCATCACCATCGAAGCCGCGTCCTGA